A window of the Macadamia integrifolia cultivar HAES 741 unplaced genomic scaffold, SCU_Mint_v3 scaffold170, whole genome shotgun sequence genome harbors these coding sequences:
- the LOC122064634 gene encoding gibberellin 3-beta-dioxygenase 1-like, producing the protein MPSRLADVYRTHPTHLQHNHLDFESVHEVPESHAWPPLDDYPSRDSYGTTTESVPVIDLSDPKAVRLMGHACKTWGVFQVTNHGIPMRLLNDVESESRRLFSLPVPQKLKAARLPDGISGYGIARISSFFPKRMWSEGFTILGSPSEHARQLWPKDFNNFCDVMEEYEKEMKQLAGRLLWLILGSLDINKEDIKWAGPKGDFADAGAVLQLNSYPACPEPNRAMGLAAHTDSTLLTVLYQNSTSGLQVLRDGAGWVMVPPLAGALVINIGDLLHILSNGRYPSVLHRAVVNSTHHRLSIAYLYGPPMNVQISPLSRLIDPYHPPLYRSVTWSEYLRAKAQHFNKALSSVRLWSPLNGYVDVNSKNSVKVG; encoded by the exons ATGCCTTCTAGACTTGCAGATGTTTACAGAACTCACCCTACCCATCTCCAACACAATCACTTAGATTTTGAATCAGTACATGAAGTACCTGAATCACATGCTTGGCCACCACTGGATGATTATCCATCCAGGGACTCATATGGTACTACTACAGAGTCAGTTCCAGTTATTGATCTCTCAGACCCAAAAGCTGTGAGGCTTATGGGTCATGCATGCAAGACGTGGGGTGTATTCCAAGTAACAAACCATGGCATCCCCATGCGCCTTCTCAACGACGTCGAATCTGAAAGCCGGcgccttttctctctccctgtTCCACAGAAACTCAAGGCTGCTCGGTTACCTGATGGGATCTCTGGATATGGCATAGCTAGgatctcttccttcttccctaagCGCATGTGGTCTGAAGGCTTCACCATCCTTGGATCCCCTTCTGAACATGCCCGCCAGCTTTGGCCTAAAGACTTCAACAACTTCTG TGATGTAATGGAAGAATATGAGAAAGAGATGAAACAACTTGCTGGAAGGTTGCTGTGGCTTATACTTGGATCTTTGGACATAAACAAAGAAGACATCAAATGGGCAGGTCCTAAGGGTGATTTTGCTGATGCAGGAGCTGTGTTACAACTGAATTCATATCCGGCATGCCCAGAACCAAATCGGGCTATGGGTCTAGCTGCCCACACAGACTCAACCCTCCTCACAGTCTTATACCAAAACAGCACAAGTGGTCTTCAGGTTCTAAGAGATGGAGCCGGGTGGGTGATGGTGCCTCCTCTAGCAGGTGCACTAGTTATTAACATTGGAGAccttcttcacattctctctaaTGGCCGTTACCCGAGTGTTCTCCATCGTGCAGTCGTTAACTCAACCCACCACCGGCTCTCCATAGCATACCTCTACGGACCTCCAATGAATGTTCAAATCTCACCCCTCTCAAGACTCATCGATCCATACCATCCTCCTCTCTATCGTTCTGTGACATGGAGTGAGTACCTCAGAGCCAAGGCACAACATTTCAACAAGGCACTCTCATCAGTTCGCCTATGGTCTCCTCTAAACGGATACGTCGATGTGAACAGTAAAAATAGTGTGAAAGTTGGCTAA